In Deinococcus aerius, a single window of DNA contains:
- a CDS encoding TOBE domain-containing protein, with translation MRINARNTLTGTVRALTLGDIGAEVPLEVSPGVEPTATITRASAERLGLEVGRLASAAIQASDVMIAVGE, from the coding sequence ATGAGGATCAACGCCCGCAATACCCTGACCGGCACCGTGAGGGCCCTCACCCTCGGCGACATCGGGGCCGAGGTGCCGCTGGAGGTGTCGCCCGGTGTGGAACCCACCGCCACCATCACCCGCGCGTCCGCCGAGCGGCTGGGGCTGGAGGTGGGCCGCCTCGCCTCGGCGGCCATCCAGGCGAGCGACGTGATGATCGCGGTGGGGGAGTGA
- a CDS encoding ABC transporter permease yields the protein MRALPSNSPPRSPRRSGRRSPPAPLIALSVLLVLFLLVPTLVLLGRGLTPAFLPTLASPAVLDALRVSLATTFCAVGLTVALGTPVAFLLARSSFPGRAVLDTLLDLPIVLPPVVAGVGLLLTFGRNGLLGPPLELAGVSLAFSPAAVVLAQLFTAAPFYLRAAKAGFLAVDRDVEAAALTDGASRWGAFRHVTWPLAFPFLLEGLVLTWARALGEFGATILFAGSLPGRTRTVTLAIYSALESDLAPALVLSAVMVVVAFGVLLTVRLLAARQRAP from the coding sequence ATGCGCGCCCTCCCCTCCAACTCCCCCCCGCGTTCCCCCCGCCGCTCGGGCCGCCGCAGTCCTCCGGCCCCGCTAATCGCCCTGTCGGTGCTGCTCGTGCTATTTCTCCTCGTGCCGACCCTGGTGCTGCTCGGGCGGGGGCTGACCCCGGCCTTCCTGCCCACGCTGGCGAGCCCGGCCGTGCTGGATGCGCTGCGGGTCAGCCTGGCCACCACCTTCTGCGCGGTGGGGCTCACGGTGGCGCTGGGCACGCCGGTCGCGTTCCTGCTGGCGCGCTCCTCCTTTCCGGGCAGGGCGGTGCTGGACACGCTGCTCGACCTGCCCATCGTGCTGCCGCCGGTGGTCGCGGGGGTGGGGCTGCTCCTCACCTTCGGGCGCAATGGGCTGCTGGGCCCGCCGCTGGAACTCGCCGGGGTGTCCCTCGCCTTCAGCCCCGCCGCCGTGGTGCTCGCGCAGCTCTTCACCGCGGCGCCCTTCTACCTGCGGGCGGCGAAGGCCGGGTTCCTGGCCGTGGACCGGGACGTGGAGGCCGCCGCGCTGACCGACGGGGCGTCGCGCTGGGGGGCCTTTCGGCACGTCACCTGGCCGCTGGCCTTCCCCTTCCTGCTGGAGGGGCTGGTGCTGACCTGGGCGCGCGCCCTGGGGGAGTTCGGGGCGACGATCCTGTTTGCGGGGTCGCTGCCGGGCCGCACCCGGACGGTCACCCTGGCGATCTACTCGGCGCTGGAGAGTGACCTCGCGCCCGCGCTGGTCCTCTCGGCGGTGATGGTCGTGGTGGCCTTCGGGGTGCTGCTCACCGTGCGCCTGCTGGCCGCCCGGCAGCGGGCGCCGTAG
- a CDS encoding DNA repair protein, with protein MTRAKQKDKAAIPQEDAFRGFDALMATADVDSQIASLAESGADEETLNRELTRALRLAQDRWGLGLLHLRHEAAVVRAENGTPDVSLRVDGAEVSRVSEGAAALAARYTSMQAPNAEGLSEWGVLPEGHRVTLKGGTGQLRVLVEDARDFETHWAAERGGVWTRTWRQGDTLAVEVHRPASAATALSDAAWDVITSIRDRNFQRELMERSNSVGLLGALLGARRSGAGDALSQLPSAHFTVSSAVVRESGRDARSLDRWKAMLREGTEGLDEMQRAATRRLADVLSHGLR; from the coding sequence ATGACGAGAGCGAAACAAAAGGACAAAGCCGCCATCCCCCAGGAGGACGCCTTCCGGGGCTTCGACGCGCTGATGGCGACGGCGGACGTGGACAGCCAGATCGCGTCCCTGGCGGAGAGCGGGGCGGACGAGGAGACGCTGAACCGGGAACTCACCCGGGCGCTGCGGCTGGCGCAGGACCGCTGGGGGCTGGGGCTGCTCCACCTGCGGCACGAGGCGGCGGTAGTCCGGGCAGAGAACGGAACCCCCGACGTGTCGCTGCGGGTGGACGGCGCGGAGGTCAGCCGGGTCTCGGAGGGGGCCGCCGCCCTCGCCGCGCGGTACACGAGCATGCAGGCCCCGAACGCCGAGGGGCTGAGCGAGTGGGGCGTCCTCCCCGAGGGGCACCGGGTCACCCTCAAGGGTGGCACCGGGCAGCTCCGGGTGCTCGTCGAGGACGCGCGCGACTTCGAGACGCACTGGGCCGCCGAGCGGGGCGGGGTGTGGACCCGCACCTGGCGCCAGGGGGACACGCTGGCGGTCGAGGTTCACCGCCCGGCCTCGGCGGCGACCGCCCTCTCGGACGCCGCGTGGGACGTGATCACCTCCATCCGGGACCGCAACTTCCAGCGCGAGCTGATGGAGCGCAGCAACAGCGTCGGCCTGCTGGGCGCGCTGCTGGGGGCGCGGCGCAGCGGGGCGGGGGACGCCCTCTCGCAACTGCCCTCGGCGCACTTCACGGTCAGTTCCGCCGTCGTGCGGGAGAGCGGCCGGGACGCCCGCAGCCTGGACCGCTGGAAGGCCATGCTGCGTGAGGGCACCGAGGGGCTCGACGAGATGCAGCGGGCCGCCACGCGCCGATTGGCGGACGTGCTGAGCCACGGCCTGCGCTGA
- a CDS encoding GNAT family N-acetyltransferase — MAGRQPDPFDDPMSLYEDNPLRERKWLQAIWRGRGTVRPESWRLYFVVLLGGEAVGMQDLIGVNFDRFRTVTTFSWLAPGARRQGLGREMRAAILHLAFGGFGAAEATSEAFFDNEASNRVSGALGYRPDGRDWATRRGEPAVLNRWRLGREDWEVRRRSDIELIGVEECKPVLSIQ, encoded by the coding sequence GTGGCCGGGCGGCAGCCTGACCCCTTCGACGACCCCATGTCCCTGTACGAGGACAATCCGCTGCGGGAACGGAAGTGGCTTCAGGCCATCTGGCGCGGGCGCGGCACCGTCCGCCCGGAGTCCTGGCGCCTGTACTTCGTGGTCCTGCTGGGCGGGGAGGCCGTGGGGATGCAGGATCTGATCGGCGTGAACTTCGACCGCTTCAGGACGGTGACCACGTTCTCCTGGCTGGCCCCGGGCGCCCGGCGACAGGGCCTGGGACGGGAGATGCGCGCGGCCATCCTGCACCTCGCCTTCGGGGGATTCGGGGCGGCGGAAGCGACGAGTGAGGCGTTCTTCGACAACGAGGCGTCGAACCGCGTGTCCGGGGCTCTGGGCTACCGGCCGGATGGCCGGGACTGGGCGACACGGCGCGGCGAGCCCGCCGTGCTGAACCGCTGGCGACTGGGGCGGGAGGACTGGGAAGTGCGGCGCCGGAGCGACATCGAGCTGATCGGCGTGGAGGAGTGCAAACCCGTGCTGTCCATCCAGTAA
- a CDS encoding peroxiredoxin translates to MTIPSTRTLQVGDLAPDFTVTDDAGQPLTFSGWRGRWVVLFFFPRAAATHCQMQARRFQALFPEFRAAGAQLVGVSSDTRQSQVEFRGLCQLDFPLIPDRTHALSSLYGVLDEPEPGDEVRPARRETFLISPDGRIAAHWRDVVPHTHAAEVLERLRAIRGAE, encoded by the coding sequence ATGACGATCCCGAGCACCCGAACGCTCCAGGTGGGGGACCTCGCCCCCGACTTCACGGTGACCGACGACGCGGGGCAGCCCCTCACGTTCTCGGGGTGGCGGGGCCGCTGGGTCGTCCTGTTCTTCTTTCCCCGGGCGGCGGCCACCCACTGCCAGATGCAGGCGCGGCGCTTCCAGGCCCTCTTCCCCGAGTTCCGGGCGGCGGGGGCGCAGCTCGTGGGCGTCAGCAGCGACACCCGCCAGAGCCAGGTGGAGTTCCGCGGCCTGTGCCAGCTCGACTTCCCCCTCATCCCCGACCGCACCCACGCCCTCAGCAGCCTGTACGGCGTGCTCGACGAGCCCGAGCCCGGCGACGAGGTCCGCCCCGCCCGACGCGAAACCTTCCTGATCTCGCCGGACGGGAGGATCGCCGCCCACTGGCGCGACGTGGTGCCCCACACCCACGCCGCCGAGGTGCTGGAGCGGCTGCGGGCGATCCGGGGGGCGGAGTAA